The DNA segment CCAGCTCGCGCTGCAGGATGGTGTCGTTGTGCAGGTTCCGGAGCTTCTTCACCAGCACCTTGCCGGTGGACGGGAAGATGTAGACCTTGCGCGCCTCGGCACCCATCACGTCCTCGGCCAGCAGCGGGATGCCTTCGGTATCGAGGTAGCTGTGGACGAACTCCACGGTGCGCAGGGTGGTGTCATGGCGCAGCAGTTCGTGAGGCAGGTTGCCGGCGCCGAACACCTTGGCTTCCAGCTGGTGCCGGCGGGCGCCTTCACGCAGCAGTTCTTCGCCCAGCTGTTCCATGATGCGCACGCCATGGTGGGCGCTGGCGAGGTCGGGCAGCAGGAACTGGTTCATGCCGCCGATGCCACGCTGGCGGTCGAACAGGCAGACCGCCACGCAACTGCCGAGTACCGACACCAGCACCTGGTCTTCTGCAGTGGCATAGAACTCGCCGGGCAGCACCTTCACCGCCGAGAGCTGGAAGTCCGGGTCGAAGTAGCGGGTGGCGGCGATGGCGCCTGCGGTATCGCCTTTCATGCGAACCCTCCCGGCACGGGTTGATAGACGGTGCGGCAGACCAGCTTCACCGCGTGGCTGGCCTGCACGAAACTTTCCGAATGGCCGGCGAAGAACAGACCGTCGGACCTGAGCAGGCGCACCATGCGTTCCAGAAGGCGCACCTGGGTGGGTTTGTCGAAGTAGATCATCACGTTGCGGCAGAAAATGGCGTCGAAGCCACCGCCGAGGCGCCAGTCCGTGTCCAGCAGGTTGATGCGGCGGAATTCCACCCTCTGGCGGATCTCCGGGGCCACGCGTGCCAGGCCTGCGTTGCTGCCTGTGCCGCGCTGGAAGTAGCGCTTCTTCAAGAGAGGGTCGAGTTGGGCCAGGCGCTCCAGCGGGTAGACGCCATGACGTGCGGTTTCCAGCACGCCGGTGTCGATGTCGGAGGCGATGATCTGCACGTTCTGCGCGCGTTCGCCCAGGGCCTGGTGCAGGGCGATGGCCATGGAGTAGGGCTCTTCGCCGGTGCTGGAGGCGGCGGACCAGAAGCGCAGCGGCCGGCCCCGGCGCTGGGGTTCGCGGGCCAGGGCGACGAGTTGGTCGAAATGGTGCCGCTCGCGGAAGAAGGCGGTGATGTTGGTGGTCAGCGCATTGATGAAGGGTTGCCATTCCTCGGGATGCTGGTCGAGGTAGGCCAGATAGCTGGAAAAGCTGCGCAGTTCAAGTTGGCGCAGGCGCCGCGACAGGCGGCTGTAGACCATTTGCTGCTTGCTGGTGGCCAGGCTGATACCGGCACGCCGATAGAGCCGCTCGCGCACCTGCTCGAAGTCGTGGTCGTTGTAGCCGAACTCGTGTTCGCCTATCACCAGTGCAGTCATTGCATTACCTCGAAAACCCCGGCGCCTGGGCGCCGGGGACATGGTCTGGGACTAGAACTCTTCCCATTCCTCTTCCTTGCTCCGTGCGGCCCGCCCAGCGCGGGCCGGTCGCGCAGCCTGGGGCTGTCGTGCAGTGCTCCGGACCGGAGCGGGCTGGCCGGCATGCGCCGGGTCCAGCTTGAACACGGCCACGGACTGGGCCATCACACCGGCCTGATCCTGCAGGGCTTCGGCCGCGGCGGCGGCCTCTTCCACCAGGGCGGCGTTCTGCTGGGTCATTTCGTCCATCTGGCTGACCGCGCCGTTCACTTCCTCGATGCCACGGCTTTGCTCGGCGGAGGCCGCAGCGATCTCCGCCATGATGTCGGTGACCCGCTTGATCGCGACCACGATGTCGCTCATGGTCTGGCCGGCCTGGGCCACCAGGGTGTTGCCGTTCTCCACCTTGCTCACCGAGTCGGAAATCAGCGTCTTGATCTCCTTGGCCGCTGCCGCCGAGCGTTGCGCCAGGGTGCGGACCTCGGCGGCGACCACCGCGAAGCCGCGTCCCTGCTCGCCGGCGCGGGCGGCCTCTACGGCAGCATTGAGGGCGAGGATGTTGGTCTGGAAGGCGATGCCGTCGATCACGCCGATGATGTCGGAGATCTTGCGCGCCGACTCGTTGATGGCGGTCATGGTGTTGACCACCTTTTGCACCACGTTGCCGCCTTCGGTGGCCACCTCCGAGGCGTTCACCGCCAGGGAGTTGGCCTGGCGCGCGTTCTCGGCGTTGAGTTTCACCGTGCTGGTCAGCTCCTCCATGCTGGAGGCGGTTTCCTCCAGACTGGATGCCTGCTGCTCGGTGCGGGTGGACAGCTCGGCGTTGCCGCTGGCGATCTCGCCGGCGGCGGTGTTGATGGTGTCGGCCGCTTCGCGGATCTGCCCGAGCATGCGCGACAGGCTCTGGGCGGTTTCGTTGGAGTAGTCCTTCAACTCGCCGAAGGTGCCCTGGTAGTCGGCGCTGATGCTTTGCGACAGGTCGCCCTGGGCGAGGGCGCTGAGCATCCGCGCAACGTCCTTGAGGCCCTTGTCGGCGGTATCCACCAGGCTGTTCAGGCCGGTGGCCAGGTTGAGGATGAAGCCGGTCTTGCCCTCTTCGCTGATGCGTCGGGAGAAGTCGCCAGCGGCGGCTGCGCCCACCAGGGCGGCGACCTCACGCTCGACCTGGACTTCCAGCGTGCGGTCGGCCCATTCCACCACCGAGCCGAGGCGTTCGCCGGCATCGCTGATCACCGGGTTGGCCACCAGGCCGAAGGTTCGGCCGCCGACATCGATCTGGGTGCGGAAGGTGCTGGTGAAGGTGGCCAGCAGTCGCTTCTGGTGCTCCGGGTTCTTGTGGAACTGGTCGATGGAACCGCCCAGCAGCTTGCTCACCGAGAAGCTCGGCAGGGCCTTGCGCAGGTCGGCCTCGGCGTTCTGCAGCATCGTGGTGACGGTCTTGTTCATGTAGATGATGTTGCGCTCGCCGTCGGCGATCATCACGTTGGTGCTGCAGTTGTCCAGGGCGCTCTTGATGCGGATGTTCTCGCTGGCGGCTTGGGCCGCGACCTTGAGGCGGTCGCGCACGCCATCGATGGCTTCGGTGATCTGCGCCTTCTTGCCCGGCAGGCGCTCCATATCCTTGCTGAAGTCGCCCCGGCCGTAGGCGGTGACTACGCCCACCACCTGCATTTTCACCGCGATGTGGGCGGCCACCAGTTCATTGACGCCCTTGGCGATGCGCGCCTGGGTGCCCGTGAAGCGTTCCACCGGGATGACCTGGTCGATCCAGCCCTCGCTGTGCTGGCGGGTCATTTCCACCAGGGCCTTGTCCAGCGCCTCGGTCTGGGTGCTTTCCGCCTCCTGCTGGCGCAGATGCTTCTGCAGGCGGGCGAGGCTGTCATAGACCGGCGCCCAGATCAGGTCTTCGCCCTGGCTGATGGACTGGTCGAGGTTGCCGTCGGCCAGGCCCTGGATCAGGCTGGCCAGGTGCTGTGCGCGAAGCTGTGCTTGTGCTTTTCCGTTGAACAGACCCATGGATTTTCCTCTTGCGTGTCAGGCTGCGGCTGCTTCGACCAAGGCCATTTCGCGGCTGGTCATCAGCTTCTCGATATCCACCAGGATCAACATCCGCTCGGCCACGGTGGCCAGGCCAAGCAGGTATTCGGTATCGAAACTGGCGCCGAACTCCGGCGGCGGCTTGACCTCGTCGCCCGCCAGGGCGATCACGTCGGACACCGAATCCACCACCACGCCGACGATGCGCCGGCCGATGTTGAGGATGATGACCACAGTGAACGGGTCGTAGGTGACGTCGGCGAGGTTGAACTTGATGCGCAGGTCGACGATGGGAACGATGGCGCCGCGCAGGTTGATCACCCCCTTGATGAACGCGGGGCTGTTGGCGATGGCGGTCACCTGGTCATAGCCGCGAATTTCCTGCACCCGGAGTATGTCGATGGCGTACTCCTCGCGACCGAGGGTGAAGGTCAGGTACTCCTGGGCCGGTTGCCCGGCCTGTTCCGCACTAGGGGAGTTCATGCAGCACTGCTCCTTGTTGTTGTGCCAGCCCCGGCAGGGCGTCGACATCGAGGATCAGGGCGACGCTGCCGTCGCCCATGATGGTGGCGCCGGCGATCCCCTCGATCCGGCGGAAGTTCTGTTCCAGGCTCTTGATCACCACCTGCTGCTGGCCCACCAGGTCGTCCACCTGCAGGGCGAAGTGGCGCCCGTCGGCTTCGAGGATGACCACGATGGACTGCTCGGCGGGTAACGGCGGCGTGGATTCGCCCAGCAGGTCGTGCAGCGAGAGCAGCGGCAGGTACTCGCCGCGCACGCGGATCACCGCGCCTTCCTCGCCGCCCAGGCCACAGATATCGGCGGCCTTGGGTTGCAGCGATTCGACGATGTAGGTCAGCGGGATCACGTAGTGGGTGTGCGCCACGGCGACGATCAACCCGTCGAGAATGGCCAGGGTCAACGGCAGGCGGATGCTGATGCGGGTACCGAGACCCGCCGCCGAGTCGATGTCGATGCGCCCGCCCATGGCCTGGATGTTGCGCTTGACCACGTCCATGCCGACGCCGCGTCCGGAGAGGTCGGTGACCACTTCGGCGGTGGAGAAGCCGGGCATGAAGATCAGTGGCCAGACCTCGGCATCGCTCATGCCGTCATGCACGGCCAGGTTCTTCTCGCGGGCCTTGGCGAGGATGCGTTCGCGATCGAGCCCACGGCCGTCGTCGCTGATCTCGACGACGATGCTGCCGCCCTGGTGGAAGGCGCCCAGGCGCACGGTGCCGCTGGCCGGCTTGCCGACGGCCAGGCGCGCTTCGGGCTGCTCGATACCGTGGTCGATGCTGTTGCGCACGATATGCGTGAGCGGGTCGCTGAGGCGCTCGATCACGCCCTTGTCCAGCTCCGTGTGCTCGCCCTGCAGCACCAGTTCCACCTGCTTGCCGAGGCGTGCCGAGGTGTCGCGAACCAGGCGCGGGAAGCGGCTGAAGATGAAGCTGATGGGCAACATGCGGATCGACATCACCGATTCCTGCAGGTCGCGCGTGTTGTGCTCCAGCTGCGCCAGGGCCTGGTGGATGCGCTCGTGCTGGCTGGGGTCCAGCGCGCCACCCAACTGGCCGAGCATGGCCTGGGTGATGACCAGCTCACCCACCAGGTTGATCAGGCTGTCGATCTTCTCGACGCTGACGCGAATGGAGCTGGATTCCCCGTCTCCGCTGGCAGGCTTGCCGGCGGCGGGCGGTGGGGCGGCCAGGGTTTTGGGCGGTTCGCTGGTGGCCGGCACCGGCAACCCGGCCGGCGTGCCGGGCGCGTCGTCGAACAGGCCGAAGGCTTCGGCTGCGGCCGGCACGGGCATGCCGGGGGCATCGTCGAAAAAGCCGAAGTCCTCGTCCATTGCCGACTCGGGCGTGCCCGGTGCGTTGTCGAAGAAACCGAATCCGCCGTCGTCGCTGGCCACCGGTGCCTCCACCAGCAGTTCGCGCAGGCGGGCGACGGTTTCCGCCACGGGCACGTCCGGGGCCGGGCGCTGCTGGCGGTGGGCGTCGAGCAGACGCATCAGCACGTCGCGGGCCTGGAGGAAGAGGTCGACCATTGTTCCGTGCAGGGCCATCTGGCCGCTGCGGATGCGGTCGAGCAGGGTTTCCAGTTCGTGGGTCACGGCGGTCAGGTCATCGAAGCCGAACATGCCGGCCGAACCCTTGATGGAGTGGGCGGCGCGGAAGATGCCGTTGAGTTCTTCCGCATCAGGCTGCTGCAGGTCGAGGCCCAGCAGCAGCAGTTCGAGGCTGGCCAGGTGCTCTTCGGTCTCCTCGAAGAACACCTGGAGGAACTGATTCATCCCGTCGCTCATGGGAAGCGCCTTGTGCAGGGGTCAGGGGAGGACCTTGCGGGTGACTTCCAGCAGCTTCGGCGGGTCGAAGGGCTTGACCAGCCAGCCGGTGGCGCCGGCGGATTTGCCTTGCTGCTTCATGGCGTCGCTGGACTCGGTGGTCAGCATCAGGATGGGGGTGGCGCGGTAGCTGGCGAGCCCCCGCAGGTTGCGGATCAGGCTGAGGCCATCCATGTTCGGCATGTTCTGGTCGGTGAAGACCAGGTTGTAGGTCTTGCTCTGGGCCTTGCCCAGGCCGTCCTTGCCATCCACGGCCTCATCCACCAGGTAGCCGGCGGCCTTGAGGGTGAAGCTCAGCATCTGCCTTATGGATGCTGAATCGTCGACTATCAGGATTTGCTTGCTCATCAGTGCCGCTCTCCTTGCCGCTCGTTTTTCTGGGGTGAAGCCTTTGTAGGTTGGTGCTGAGCGAAGCGAAGCCCAACAGGCGAGCTTTCAGGGGCTCGTTGGGCTTCGCTTCGCTCTGCGCCAACCTACGTAAACCTTGTCTTTTCGATTGATGGCTAGTGGCCATGCTTAGGTGTAGATGAGCGCAATATGGGCGTCCAGCTCTTGGCGTCAGTCATTCGTCGTGCGGATGAACGGCACCACTCGGACGATCAACGGTTCAGAAAAGCTCCACCTCGCCGGCATTCACGCTGCTCTGGCTGACGGGGTTGGCGACGGGTTTGCGCAGCTCGCCGGTCTCGTCGTCCACCCGCTGTGCCCAGTGCTCCGGCGCCACTGCGCGCAGGCCACCCAGGCCGGCGGCGAACCCGCCGAGCTTGGCGAAGTGCTTGCGCATCTGCCCCAGCAACTGGCTGCTCATGTCCTGGAACTGCAGGGCGGTGATGGCCTGGTCGACGCCGCCACCCACTTCCAGGGCGATCCGGTCCAGTTCCTGGATCACCTTCAGGGTGTGGCGGTTCATGCTTTCCAGGTCTTCCAGCATGTGGTGCAACTGCTGTTTGGAATCCAGGGCGAAACCCATGTCCTTGTCCGCCAGCTGGGCGATGGCTTTTTCCGCGTCCTGGATTTCGCGATAGACCACGTCCACGTGCTCGCGAATCTGCTCGGAGAAGCCGGTGGAACGCGTGGACAGTGCCCGCACTTCGTCCGCCACCACGGCGAAGCCCCGGCCGCTCTCGCCGGCGCGCGCGGCCTCGATGGCGGCGTTCAGCGCCAGCAGGTTGGTCTGCTTGGCGATGGCGTCCATGTCGTGGGTGGATTTCAGGATATCGGCGATCTTCTGCGTTACCCGGTCCATGCGCTTCACCAGCTCCTGGGAGGTCTGGCTGGTTTCCAGGGTGGCTTCCACGAACAGGCCCAGGGTGTTGCGGGTAGTGGCGATGAACTCCTGGAAGTTCATGCCTTCGTCGTCACTGGATTGATTGCCGTAGCGCTCGATCAGGGAATGGGAATGGGCGCGCTGCTGGTCGATGCGTGCGGCGAGGCTGTGGAAGCTGTCGCCGAGGCGAACGATGGCGTCCTGCAGCAGCCCGTCAATCTGCCCCGCATGGGCCTGGAGGGTGCCGAGGTGCTCATCCACCGCATCCTGCGCTTGTTGCCAATCGGGCGCTGCCACCAGCGGCTGCGCGTTCGCCTGCGCCGTAGCCGGGCGGGCCTCCCGTTGCAGCCAGGCCAGCGACAGGCTGGCCAGCCAGCCACCGCCCAGCACCAGCCACACCGGCACATCGACGGCGACCATGCCGGCGCAGGCCAGCCAGATCAGGGAATGCAGGGCCACGCCCTTGAGCGGGTTGGCGGACGACGGATGCGACATGGAGCACTCCCTTGCCAGGATGGATTGACCGAAAGACGGCCCCAGGCTGTGTGAAAACTACTGTGCCCGGTTGTGCGGTGTTTCCCCGCAGCCTGTGAAAAGGCCATCGGCAACGCTGGATAAAACTAGAGGGTCAATGGGTACTGTCAAATAGCTATCCAGCCTCTTTTTTCGCTATTCATCCTGCTGTTTCCGTCTCGTCCTCCACGAGACTCAGGTAGCGATGGGCGCCGCAGCGCAGGCAACGCTGGCAAATCATGGGCACGGCGCCCACGTCGGTACGAAATCCCTCGGTCCAGTGGCAACCGAGCAGGAAGCAACGAATACGCATGGCTCCTCTCCCGGGGGCGTACCCCCTGGTTCGATCGGGCAGTGGTGGATGGAACTGCACTTGCCTTGTTCTTGTTGGAGGCATGGATCGTGTTCGAGCATCGACCGCGTCCCTAGAACCGGCAACCTAAACGGTCGAACGGTGGCGCCGTTGGTCGGGATGAGCCTCCCGGCGGGCGGATAGCCCTTGGCCGGATGTCCCGGCGGGGGGCGAAATCCTGCGAAGGATTGTGCCGCTCTGCGGGCCGGTGCCGGCATTAGCTGGTCATTTGCCGACTATGCTTGGTTGGCGGTCGAACACAGCGCTTCGGGCGGGTCGATGCTCGTTGCGGTTCGTGCCGGCGCCGTCGATTCGTGGGGTTCGGATGCCGTTTCTGATTCGTGCGTCGGAAGGCATGCTGGAGATCGTGAAATGGATTTTTTCAAGAGCGAGAACGCAGCAGGGCAGGCCATATTCAGCACCCGCTCGCGCCCGGCCCGATGGCACCGCATGTACTTCTTCCTCGCCGGCTTCGACGTGCTGGTCGTCGTACTGAGCGTGCTGCTGAATCACCTGATCGTCGATACCTATCACCGCTCCATCAAGGCCAACCAGTCCTGGGTCCTGCAGTTGTCCAGCTACTCGACGCTGGGCAGCCTGGCCTCGGCCGTCAACGCGCCGGGCAACAACGTGTTCGACACCCACGATGTCGAGGCCGAACACCGGAACATGAGCGAGGCGCTGCGTGCCTTCAACGATCACCTGGCGACGGCACGGCAGCAGTTGCAGGGCCGCATCGAAAACCAGGTCGAACACAGCGCGGATATCCAGGCCTACGCGCTGGCGCTGAAGGATGAAGTCGACGCCGTCGACGTGGCGATGGTCGAGATGGTGAACGAGGCCTTGCTGATCTTTTCGTACTTTCGCGACGGGCAGTCGGACAATGCCGGCAAGCGCATGGCAACCATGGACCGGAAGTATTCCGAGCTGCTCGCCTCGCTTGCCGCCGTGCGGGAGCGCGTCGGGTTGATTCAAAGCAAGCTCCTGGAAGAGGAGCTGGAGTCGGTCGAATTCCTGCGCCGGATCGAGTACGCCATCATGCTGTTCGTGCTGCTGATGGTCAGTGCGGCGATGCTCTACGGGAGCAAGATCCGCCGGGAGATGGAAGCGCACGCCGCCGAGCGGGAGGGCTACCTCACGGTGCTGCGCGAAAGCGAGCGGCAGTTCCGCCAGCAGGCGTCGTTACTGGACAAGGCCCAGGATGCGATCGTGGTTCATGGGATGGACCATCGCATCCTGTACTGGAACAAGAGCGCCGAGCGCCTGTACGGATTGTCGAAGGAGGAGGCCTTGGGCCAATCGGCGCAGGAACTGATCTACCAGGGCCAATCCGCGTTCAACGAAGCAACCGACAGGCTGATCGAAGTGGGGGACTGGGCCGGCGAGGTCACGCTCAAGCGCCGGGACGGCAGCCTGATCACCCTGGAAAGCCACCGCACCCTGGTACGGGACGATGACGGCCAGCCGCAATCCGTCCTGTCGATCAACACCGACATCACCCACCGCAAGACGGCGGAACAGGAGGTCAAGCGACTGGCCTTCTACGACCAGTTGACCGGTCTGGCCAACCGGCGACTTTTGCTGGATCGCTTGCAGCATCTGCTGGCAGTCAGCGCCCGCAGCCTGCATACCAGTGCGGTCATACTCATCGACCTGGACAACTTCAAGGCCCTGAACGACACGCTGGGGCACGACCGCGGGGACATGCTGCTGCAGCAGGTCGCCCATCGCCTTTCCAACTGCATACGCGAAAGTGACACCGTGGCCCGGCTGGGCGGCGACGAATTCGTGGTGCTGCTGGAGAACCTGAATGAGAGCCCTCCGGAAGCGGCCATTCAGGTCAAGGCGATTGGTGAGAAGATCATCGACGCGCTGAACATTTCCTACCCGCTGGATGGCTACGACCATCACAGCACCCCCAGCCTCGGCATTGCCCTGTTCCAGGGCCAGTTGAACACCGTCGACGACATCATGAAGCGCGCGGACCTGGCGATGTACCGCGCCAAGGCGGCGGGTCGCAACACCATGCGGTTCTTCGACCCGGAGATGCAGGCGGTCGCCACGGCACGTGCCCGGCTCGAAGCAGACTTGCGCCAGGGCTGGCAGAACAAGGAACTCGTGCTGCATTTCCAGCCGCAGGTGAACAGCGAAGGGCAGGTGATCGGGGCCGAGGCGCTGATGCGATGGCAGCACCCGGAACGCGGCGCCATCCTGCCCACCGAGTTCGTGCCGTTGGCCGAGGAAACCGGGTTGATCCTGCCGTTGGGGCATTGGGTGCTGCAGAGCGCTTGCGCCCAGCTGACGGCTTGGTCGAAGCATCCGGAAACCGCCCGCCTGGGCATGGCTGTGAATGTCAGCGCACGCCAGTTCCACCACCCTGATTTCGTCGGAGAGGTGCTGGAAGTGCTGAGGTGCACCGGGGCCGATCCGAAGAAGCTGAAGCTGGAACTGACCGAAGGGCTGCTGGTGGAAGACATGGAAAGCACCATTGCCAAGATGATGGAGCTGAAGGAAATCGGCATCGGCCTGTCCCTGGATGACTTTGGCACCGGCTACTCGTCGCTGTCCTACCTGAAGAGCCTGCCGCTGGACCAGCTGAAGATCGATCAGTCGTTCATCCGCGATGTGCTGGTGGACCCCAACGATGCGGCCATTGCCTGCGCGATCGTAAGCCTGAGCCGGATCCTTGGGCTTTCCGTGATTGCCGAAGGCGTCGAGACCGAAGCCCAGCGTGCCTTCCTGTTCAGCCATGGCTGCAAGACCTACCAGGGCTACCTGTTTTCCCCGCCGATGCCGGCCGAGCGGTTCAGGGAGTACGTGCACGCGCGGTCGATGGCCGAGCACTGATTTCCCGGCAAGGTGCTGAACCTTGCCTGGGCGCCGCAGTCATAGCCCGGTCCCGATGTCATCATTCCCCTCTCGCAAGCCCTGTCATGTCCCCGATCATTCGCACCTTTCGCCTGGCTCCGTTGCTCCCCGTCGCCCTGTTGTCCCTGTTCGCCAACCCCGCCCAGGCCGGCGATGAGCGACAGTTGCTGGCCGCCATCAACGACTACCGTACCCACAGCCAACGTTGCGGGTGGCGCACGGTCCAGGGGGCGCCGCCGCTGGTGCTGAAGTCCAGCGTGGCCTTGCCGGTGGAGTATCGGGGGGAGCTGCGAAGGGGGTTGAGCAACGCCGGCTACCAGGCGGGCGAGGTGCGCACCATCCGGCTGTCCGGGGCGCGTGACGCTGGGGCGGCTTTCAAGATGCTCCGCAATGATTACTGCAGCGACCTGCTCGACCGGCAGGTGGCCGATATTGGCATCAGCCGCAATGGCAACCAGTGGCGCGTGGTGCTTGCGCGGCCATTGGCCAGCGCGCAATTGGGCGATGCCCGCTCGGCGGGCCGGACGCTGCTGGCCCAGGTCAACGCCGCGCGGGCCAAACCGCGTCGGTGTGGCAGCAAGCGTTTCGCCGCTGCGCGTCCCCTGACCTGGAGCGCCGCCCTCGGAACCGCCGCCCAGCGGCACAGCCGCTCCATGGCTGAGCGCGATTACTTCTCCCACAACGACCCTAACGGCGATTCGCCGTTCGACCGGGCGCAGGCCGCCGGTTACCGGGGCCGGCAGGTCGGCGAAAACATCGCTGCCGGCCAGGGCTCGCCCCGCGCTGCCATGGACAGCTGGCTGGCTAGCCCCGGCCATTGCGCCAATCTGATGAACCCCCGCTTCACCCACGTCGGCGCGGCCTATGCCTCGCAGATCCGCAGCGAGAACGGCATCTACTGGACGATGATGTTCGGCGCGCCGTGACTCCGGGCTCTCCATTGTGGGAGCGAATTCATTCGCGATGTGTTTGGGGGCCTTGCCACCACTGATGGGTATTGCTTCACTCCAGCGGAGCGCCGCCCGCCACATCCTGCGGAGCTGATGAAGCCAGGTAGGGTGCGCTGTGCGCACCAACGGTTGAACGAGGCGCAAGAGTTGATCCCGCGATCGGTGCACATGGCGCACCCTACGTTGGGGGCTGTGCAGGTCATGCCGCGAAGCCCGACGTCATTGCACACCCTTGTCCTCGATCAGGTCGGCGTCGAACAGGTGCTCCAGTTCCGTGCGGGCTTCGCGGGCGGTCTGGATCATGGCGGCGTCGTCGTTGTAGACCCGGTGCTGGGCGGCGAGCACTTCCTCGTCGTGGCGCTGGAAGCGGCGGATGCGCGCGTTGGCCCGGTCTTCGTCGAGGCCCATGCCGAGCAGGGCCTGGCGGCTCATTTCCAGGGCGGAGTGGAAGGTCTCGCGCACGGGCACGGCGCCGAGGTCGAGCAGGCGATGGACATGCTGGCGGTTGCGCGCGCGGGCGATGATCTTGATGTGCGGGTAGAGGTGTTTCACCCGTTCGGCGGTCTT comes from the Pseudomonas sp. TCU-HL1 genome and includes:
- a CDS encoding putative bifunctional diguanylate cyclase/phosphodiesterase, which codes for MDFFKSENAAGQAIFSTRSRPARWHRMYFFLAGFDVLVVVLSVLLNHLIVDTYHRSIKANQSWVLQLSSYSTLGSLASAVNAPGNNVFDTHDVEAEHRNMSEALRAFNDHLATARQQLQGRIENQVEHSADIQAYALALKDEVDAVDVAMVEMVNEALLIFSYFRDGQSDNAGKRMATMDRKYSELLASLAAVRERVGLIQSKLLEEELESVEFLRRIEYAIMLFVLLMVSAAMLYGSKIRREMEAHAAEREGYLTVLRESERQFRQQASLLDKAQDAIVVHGMDHRILYWNKSAERLYGLSKEEALGQSAQELIYQGQSAFNEATDRLIEVGDWAGEVTLKRRDGSLITLESHRTLVRDDDGQPQSVLSINTDITHRKTAEQEVKRLAFYDQLTGLANRRLLLDRLQHLLAVSARSLHTSAVILIDLDNFKALNDTLGHDRGDMLLQQVAHRLSNCIRESDTVARLGGDEFVVLLENLNESPPEAAIQVKAIGEKIIDALNISYPLDGYDHHSTPSLGIALFQGQLNTVDDIMKRADLAMYRAKAAGRNTMRFFDPEMQAVATARARLEADLRQGWQNKELVLHFQPQVNSEGQVIGAEALMRWQHPERGAILPTEFVPLAEETGLILPLGHWVLQSACAQLTAWSKHPETARLGMAVNVSARQFHHPDFVGEVLEVLRCTGADPKKLKLELTEGLLVEDMESTIAKMMELKEIGIGLSLDDFGTGYSSLSYLKSLPLDQLKIDQSFIRDVLVDPNDAAIACAIVSLSRILGLSVIAEGVETEAQRAFLFSHGCKTYQGYLFSPPMPAERFREYVHARSMAEH
- a CDS encoding CAP domain-containing protein, with amino-acid sequence MSPIIRTFRLAPLLPVALLSLFANPAQAGDERQLLAAINDYRTHSQRCGWRTVQGAPPLVLKSSVALPVEYRGELRRGLSNAGYQAGEVRTIRLSGARDAGAAFKMLRNDYCSDLLDRQVADIGISRNGNQWRVVLARPLASAQLGDARSAGRTLLAQVNAARAKPRRCGSKRFAAARPLTWSAALGTAAQRHSRSMAERDYFSHNDPNGDSPFDRAQAAGYRGRQVGENIAAGQGSPRAAMDSWLASPGHCANLMNPRFTHVGAAYASQIRSENGIYWTMMFGAP